The proteins below are encoded in one region of Alistipes indistinctus YIT 12060:
- a CDS encoding glycoside hydrolase family 28 protein encodes MIKTKFLALALLLIGTAVSPVSAKEYKAALFGVKSDGTTNNTRSIQKAVDFISENGGGELAFYVGRYLTGTIHLKSNVTIVIKEGAALMASTSPYDYDYVNGTAALIVADTAKNIGITGKGLIDGQGTLVTGHYNTQAAQGNLAAGKNTVPALIYMNGCTGVTVEGILLNNSAEDVAIFNNCTDVTVTGITVDSKLNPATAGVVLEGCTNVKLNESFIDVPAAALQTKGAASKGVSVTNSITPNGKKISPRK; translated from the coding sequence ATGATCAAAACGAAATTCCTCGCACTCGCCCTCTTGCTGATCGGCACGGCCGTGAGCCCCGTTTCGGCCAAGGAGTATAAGGCCGCGCTCTTCGGCGTGAAATCGGACGGTACGACCAACAACACGCGCTCGATCCAGAAGGCGGTAGACTTCATCAGCGAAAACGGCGGCGGCGAGCTGGCGTTCTACGTAGGCCGCTACCTGACCGGCACGATCCACCTCAAGAGCAACGTGACGATCGTCATCAAGGAAGGCGCCGCACTGATGGCTTCCACGTCGCCTTATGACTACGACTATGTGAACGGCACCGCCGCACTGATCGTCGCCGATACAGCCAAAAACATCGGCATCACCGGCAAAGGCCTGATCGACGGACAGGGAACCCTCGTAACCGGCCACTACAACACGCAGGCAGCCCAGGGCAACCTCGCCGCCGGTAAGAACACGGTGCCCGCGCTGATCTACATGAACGGTTGCACCGGCGTGACCGTCGAAGGTATCCTGCTGAACAACTCGGCCGAGGACGTGGCCATTTTCAACAACTGCACCGACGTGACCGTTACCGGCATCACCGTCGACAGCAAGCTGAACCCCGCCACGGCCGGCGTCGTGTTGGAGGGCTGCACGAACGTGAAGCTGAATGAATCGTTCATCGACGTACCCGCCGCTGCATTGCAGACCAAAGGCGCCGCGTCGAAAGGCGTTTCGGTAACCAACAGCATCACCCCCAACGGCAAAAAAATCTCGCCGCGCAAATAA